A single Terriglobales bacterium DNA region contains:
- the tssF gene encoding type VI secretion system baseplate subunit TssF, whose product FRSSEGMFQPAGTGTATAALNVHLECMPDVFFQKLELNSLRFYLSGESNIVGSLYELLFNNCIAITARDAEKPNSKPIVLFDSSLGSPSPLRQVGFGENEGVLPYTGRSFLGFRLLQEYFTFPEKFYFFDLQSLNTLREQGFGTKCELAFLFSRFERPERHQMLELGVSQSTVKLGCTPIINVFSQVAEPIRADGSKFEYQVIADLHRQSTTEIYSIDEVTAQDARTRSLVEFRPFYALRHGASESEAAKYWHAVRKGSELHEDAPSEMYLSLVDLSGEPLHLDSAAITARCTCTNGSLPSKLPIAAQNGSQTESSGAGDFNLEGFSAVKKVFALRRPTPTYRPPLGKATLWQLISHLSLNYLSLVDQGKEGLQEILRLYNFSDSLYLRNQISSITDIHSRRHYALVTSDEGGASFARGTRVEVEFDEVQFAGEGVFLFCAVLERFLGHYVSMNSFSQLTASSKQRKEAIREWPPRSGNQILM is encoded by the coding sequence TTCCGCTCCAGCGAAGGGATGTTTCAGCCCGCAGGTACAGGCACCGCGACCGCCGCTCTAAACGTGCACTTGGAGTGCATGCCGGATGTGTTCTTTCAGAAACTCGAATTGAACTCGCTGCGGTTCTACCTATCAGGCGAGAGCAACATCGTCGGTTCGTTATATGAATTGCTCTTCAATAACTGCATCGCCATCACCGCTCGGGATGCAGAGAAGCCGAACTCCAAGCCGATAGTTCTTTTCGACTCCTCTCTCGGTAGCCCTTCTCCCTTGCGGCAAGTGGGCTTCGGTGAGAACGAAGGAGTTCTTCCTTACACTGGCCGTTCCTTTTTGGGATTTAGACTGTTGCAGGAGTACTTTACCTTTCCCGAGAAGTTCTATTTCTTCGATCTTCAATCGCTGAATACTCTTCGCGAGCAAGGTTTTGGAACAAAGTGCGAACTGGCGTTTCTGTTTTCACGTTTCGAGCGGCCTGAGCGTCACCAGATGCTGGAGCTTGGGGTTTCGCAAAGCACGGTTAAGCTAGGCTGCACGCCAATCATCAATGTCTTCTCGCAGGTTGCCGAGCCGATTCGGGCGGACGGAAGCAAGTTCGAGTATCAGGTGATCGCGGACTTGCACCGTCAGAGCACAACCGAAATCTACTCGATCGACGAGGTAACTGCCCAGGACGCTCGCACCCGCAGCCTGGTCGAATTCCGGCCGTTCTATGCACTGCGGCATGGCGCAAGCGAGAGCGAAGCTGCAAAGTATTGGCACGCTGTGCGCAAAGGCTCGGAACTCCACGAGGACGCCCCCAGCGAAATGTACCTGTCGCTGGTCGATCTGTCGGGGGAACCGCTACACCTCGACTCTGCTGCGATCACGGCGAGATGCACATGCACGAATGGAAGCCTGCCTTCCAAACTCCCTATCGCAGCTCAGAATGGATCGCAAACAGAGAGTTCCGGAGCAGGGGACTTCAACCTCGAAGGATTCTCCGCAGTCAAGAAAGTGTTTGCTCTGCGCCGGCCAACACCAACATACCGTCCGCCTCTCGGCAAAGCGACGCTGTGGCAGTTGATCTCGCACCTCTCGCTGAATTACCTATCGCTCGTGGACCAGGGCAAAGAGGGCTTGCAGGAGATACTCAGGTTGTATAACTTCTCCGACTCGCTGTATCTGCGAAATCAGATCAGCAGCATTACAGACATTCACAGCCGGCGCCATTATGCGCTGGTCACGTCAGATGAAGGCGGTGCGAGTTTCGCGCGCGGCACTCGCGTCGAGGTTGAGTTCGACGAAGTTCAGTTTGCAGGCGAAGGAGTGTTTCTTTTCTGCGCTGTGCTCGAGCGCTTCCTTGGCCACTACGTCTCCATGAACAGTTTTTCTCAGCTCACTGCCTCGAGCAAGCAGAGAAAGGAGGCGATCCGCGAATGGCCACCCCGCTCCGGAAACCAGATCCTGATGTAG
- the tssG gene encoding type VI secretion system baseplate subunit TssG — protein MATPLRKPDPDVEIQAELSDESLQQLRAKPWSVSFFQAVRLLRRAFPQRGAVGEFVPPANEPVRFQANPTLAFPASEIQSLDWPERRDEPAQMKVNFMGLCSPSGVMPTPYTELILERVQKKDNGFRDFLDIFNHRLISLFYRAWEKYRFFVRYERREPDSLSPLLMSFVGLGTKGLAARQEVGDESLMFYAGLLGQHPRSALALKQLLADYFDVPVEVEQFVGKWVPLATRDQTEFKDAERVTEQLGYGAVVGDEVWDTQSTVRVKLGPLSRERYLDFLPRPGSKGYAVLDSILKFYCGTEIDFEVQLILDRNEAPGLELSGDADSNLLLGWTTWIKNVPLDRDPGEAVLQLS, from the coding sequence ATGGCCACCCCGCTCCGGAAACCAGATCCTGATGTAGAAATTCAGGCCGAACTTTCCGATGAGTCGCTGCAACAACTGCGCGCCAAGCCGTGGAGCGTTTCCTTCTTCCAGGCAGTGCGGTTGCTGCGTCGCGCGTTTCCGCAACGCGGAGCGGTGGGAGAGTTTGTTCCTCCCGCGAATGAACCGGTGCGCTTCCAGGCCAATCCGACTCTAGCGTTTCCTGCCAGCGAAATTCAGTCACTCGATTGGCCTGAGCGAAGAGACGAGCCTGCGCAGATGAAGGTCAATTTCATGGGCCTGTGTTCGCCATCGGGCGTGATGCCAACCCCATATACCGAGTTGATACTCGAGCGCGTCCAAAAGAAGGACAACGGATTCCGCGATTTCCTGGACATCTTCAATCATCGCCTGATTTCGCTCTTCTATCGCGCGTGGGAGAAATATCGTTTCTTTGTTCGCTACGAGCGGCGTGAACCTGACTCGCTTTCTCCTCTCCTCATGAGTTTTGTCGGATTGGGAACGAAGGGATTGGCCGCGCGACAGGAAGTTGGCGACGAGTCGCTGATGTTCTACGCAGGGTTATTGGGACAGCACCCGCGCTCGGCCCTGGCGCTGAAACAGCTTTTGGCTGACTACTTCGACGTGCCCGTTGAAGTAGAGCAGTTTGTAGGCAAGTGGGTTCCTCTAGCTACGCGGGATCAGACCGAATTCAAAGACGCTGAACGAGTGACCGAGCAACTTGGGTACGGAGCAGTTGTTGGCGACGAAGTATGGGATACCCAGTCCACCGTGCGAGTGAAGCTCGGGCCACTCAGCCGCGAGCGCTATCTCGATTTCTTGCCGCGCCCTGGATCGAAGGGCTACGCAGTTCTTGATTCTATTTTGAAGTTCTATTGCGGGACAGAAATCGATTTTGAGGTTCAGCTTATCCTCGATCGTAATGAAGCGCCGGGGTTGGAGCTAAGCGGAGATGCGGATTCGAATCTTCTGTTGGGTTGGACCACCTGGATCAAGAACGTTCCACTCGATCGCGATCCCGGGGAAGCCGTGCTGCAACTGAGTTGA